The Pleurodeles waltl isolate 20211129_DDA chromosome 7, aPleWal1.hap1.20221129, whole genome shotgun sequence genome includes a region encoding these proteins:
- the LOC138246755 gene encoding angiogenin-like, which translates to MSVLQVHLAVLLLVVASFTCAYQHCKPPPGETAYQQFLRQHRDSSDDGGGDAYCDKKMHERCMTNLDPPKTKCKEVNSFIRATTNQIKAICEKAGKHYDGRGDLTVSLQPFRVTTCKNRGDPNVHPCEYRGSTTTRKIVIGCRGGDPTHFEEGIVVPN; encoded by the coding sequence ATGTCTGTGCTACAAGTACACTTAGCGGTCCTCCTGCTGGTGGTGGCTTCCTTCACGTGCGCCTACCAACACTGCAAACCACCTCCCGGAGAGACTGCTTACCAACAGTTCCTCAGACAACACCGTGACAGCTCGGACGACGGTGGTGGCGACGCCTACTGTGACAAAAAGATGCACGAAAGGTGCATGACAAACCTAGACCCTCCGAAGACGAAGTGCAAAGAAGTGAACTCCTTCATCCGTGCCACCACGAATCAAATCAAAGCCATCTGTGAAAAAGCCGGTAAACATTATGACGGTAGGGGGGACCTGACAGTAAGCCTGCAGCCTTTCCGCGTCACGACCTGCAAGAACCGAGGCGATCCAAATGTGCACCCCTGTGAATACagaggcagcaccaccaccagaaaaaTTGTCATTGGCTGCAGGGGCGGGGACCCCACACACTTTGAGGAGGGAATAGTTGTACCAAACTAG